Below is a genomic region from Trichoderma asperellum chromosome 2, complete sequence.
TAGAACTAGGGACGGGCCGAAgcaaagaagtttttaaGGGTTGAGTTGGCGTCCTATGATTTCTGCCCTCGCCGTAGCTGCGATTCGTCGAGTTTCTGGGTTGATGGTTGGTGCCTGCGCTAGAAAGCAGATAAGACAGCTCGCATGTGCATTGTACATACCCTTCATCTTAGCCGTGAATCAGCTAAGGGCTTGTGTTTAATCTCAAATCTTGCATCCCACATACGGAGTAGAGTATGCACCATTCGTTTTGGAGATCTACCATGGCAGAGCGCCATGCTGAAATTCGGCACCAGCAAGTCTCTGGCTCCAAGTTCAAATTGGGTTACTCGCCTTGGGTGACAACCACCTGAGCACTAGTGATCCAAAATTGCCAGCTGAAAAAGCGCCATGTAATGGATCAAGAGCATTCCGCACATGCCTTGTCCTTGCTAGTGTAATGCTAACGATAGTACAGAGTAGCGGCATTGGGTTGTTAGGGAGGCTCAGACGATGCCCGATCATCGTCACCACCCCTTACGGAAGAGGGGGATCCAGAAATCAGCCACTCATATCGGCGCTTCATCATGATGGTATCCTTTGTGACGGGTGACGATGCAAGCCATCGATTCGCAGAATTGTGGCAGAAGCTCCGCTTCTCTAATATCCTAGTCGACCTCATTTCTCGTCTCATTTCGTGTTAAATTGACCAGGCGGATTAGCAATGCTAGCGCTATAAAGCGCCTCGCCATGTTACTGAGCTCTACTCTGTGCATCCCTGCGAATACATACCTACATGAAGATGGAATACTGGTCCTTGTATTCTGCAAAAACAGCGTGAAAACACTGGTACGATTACCATAATGGAATGCTGTTGCTCTGTAGCGCGTTCATATTTGAAGTGGTAGCGAGACGAGAGTATGTGTGGTGTGCGTAAATTAGTGAGCTACCCAATATCTCAAGACGGCGAAAGCACTTGAGACATCAGGTGAGACTTGGCGCTGGCTGAATTAGATTGCTTGAATGAATGTGGTCAGTAAGTAGCATTGCCCACTCCACATACAGAAGCCTAGATTggtcagaaaaaaaaaagctcccCAGGCGCAACAGTGACCAAACTTGGCCTTCATTGGTACCTACTCCGGTTTCTGAATGCGGGCTCCCGTGTCAAACTCGGCGATGGTATTTTTGCGGTAGTATAGATGCAAGTCGGCATCCAGAGTGTCTCTCTGTCTGTCGTCACAGAGTGATAGGACAAGTACGATCATAGGTAAAGACTTCTACTAAATTCATCATCCCCCAATGCGTCTTGATGCATCATGCCCCCGGAAGTTTTTTCCAGCAGTTCCGCATCTGACGGGCGAATAGGTAACCACGTCCCGCTGCAAAAACCACAGAGCCGGGTCAGGTGTAGGACAGCGTCAACACACATGTGTGCAAGCGCATGTGTGTGGCGAGGAGCGGCCGCATAACTGGCCTCAAGGGGAACGTGTCTCGGCAGGACAAGTTGGGATTTGAGCCCTTGGCCCCCGCGTCGTGACCATGGTAGGGCCCGGGAGTCAGGGACGGGCGTGGACACTAGTCGAGGCCATGCATGCGTGATGCGTGATAGACACTACTAGCCGCCCTGACGTTCTGGTTAGAGCCAATGACATGCAAAGCACCCGCAGAGACGGGGTACCGTTCTATCCAGTAAGTAATCTTGGTGATGCTTCCCTAGAATGTAGCGTGTGAGCACACTCGTAGCATATTACTACATACATCACGGCCAACGCATGCACACATATTGCTAGTACGTACCTACTCCATATCGGCTTAAGTATACCCGTAGGGGAGTGGCCGTCGTCGGTGTGAAATTAAATGACGGCATGAAAtgtttaattaaaaaatgtCGAGATTTGTATTTGTGCACGGGGTACGAGGTGTGCAatacttcttctctcttctctcccctcaGCTCCGTTGTGCGCCTTTGTCATTTATCTTTGTTTGCCCACCCTTGTACTTCATATCTTACTGCCACAGCAGACCGGCCATCGAACTGTATCTAGTCAAAGGTCAAAGGTCGAAGCCAGCGCAGCCCGGAGCTGCCTGTACGAGACAATATGAGAGACTTTGAGGTGCATAAGCATGAACGCATTGCTAGGAGTGCGACTGCTTGCGACGAATCTCTAACTAAAGTAGATTTACCATAATTTGCGGCGTTAGCAATGAAACACAATGGGAGAGTAGTGACTGTAAATACCATGAAGGGCTTCCTTACCCTGGATCTACGAAGTACAGTGTACTTCTAATACTACAAGCAGTACCGGCACATACAGATAAGTAGGCAAgatgggaaaagaggaaaacgaTACTCCGTAGATTTGAGCTCTATGACATGTCGGCTTCAAGTGAGCGCCAATTGGCAAGAGTGGTGCAGGGTATCCAAGCAACAAGGGTATAGACATGCCTGACATTAGGGCGGGCGGGGTGTTCTGGTCTGTGCAAGTGAGATCATCCCATCGAATCGTAAAGCCTTATTGCCGATAAAATTGGTGGTTGGGGTGGTTGGTCGCCTGCAACTAAGTGATGAGCCTTCAGTTGAGCGGCGATGACGAGCGAGACCCGTGTACTTCGAGCAAGCAGGCAAATCCTTCGAGACGTAACCGGGGTTGGATGTACTCCTTCGTATGTGTGTTCCAGGTCAGCCGCCATCGATTTTGATTGAGACACAAGCATTATGTATTACGTACCATCAGTGCTCAGTAGCAGCAGGTCAAGGTCCAAAGTGAGAAACTTGCATTAAAGGGAGAGCCTGAGACATGGTGGATGCTTCTTTTGTTTGGTTCCGTCAAGTTAGTTGCAGAAAGTACTTGTACCAGTATGGATGCCCGCGACGTGTCCAATGCGAGATTAcatgaaaagggaaagggtTCGAACGGTATCTTATTTTTCGGAGTGTGTGATAGCCTGCCTGCACTGGGTGTTGTTGTCATGAGGCACAGACTACCTAGACAAGTGCAGATACTAAATGACAGGGTAGGGGTCGAGGCTACACCGCCGTAAGTAGAGCGGAGAGACAAGTACCGTACCGTTGACACGTCGATAGTACCAACCTCGAATTTGCTACGCTGTAgggctccttggccttgttaGCAGGGCTCGTCAGGATTGATACTCGTTCAAGTAGACACCCATCTTCCCGTGCTAGTGCGGTCGTAGCTCTCTCGGGGTACCGCTGTGCTGGTATACAAATGTTCCGCACGAAACGAGCATAGGTATGGGCTGCCTCTAGTTTTTGGGTGACCCTTGTCAAAGCCGACGAAACTCTCTAAGTTTCTTTTAGCTAGTATAGTTTGGCCACTAGCTGCCAGTAGCTTGGTGAGCTTGCTCAGATAGCAAGGGGCACAGTTAGGAATAAGGTGCTAAAGCGCTGAGTCCTAAGCATAGAGGTGTGGTAATATGTTGTTGCACTCTGTACCTGGCTCGCATAGTGATTAATTTCCAGAATGAGAAGTATTATTACCACGTGCTGCAACTTTTCGGCTTCGTCTCCTTTGCATAATATCTGCTCCCAATTTCCTCGGTTTCCCCACGGGTTGCCAGCACCGAAAACCCAGGAACTGCCCACTCCCTCCCATAATAGTCTGGGCGCCACAGACGTGGGATAGGCGAAGAGAATTGGATTGTGAACAAAAGCCACCCATGACCTCAAAACCCGACGCAGTGGAATATACGCAAGACATGCACCAAGCCATGTGGGCGAGCTCCGTATGAGTAGTAATACTGGCCGTAACTAGTCGTAAAAAGAACTAACACTCTGTGCTTAACTGAGTTGGGTCGGTTCTACCGTTCTTGACTGAGATTGTTCGAGTAGTATTATTGGATGCGGCTATGGTTGTATTTGTATAGTAGATTCGGCGCTCTTTCGCCTGCCAAAGGCCGACATACCGCTAGTTATAAGATTGGGCAGCAAGAGAATTGCAGAAAATTGCGCCTTGTTGAGAGTATAAGACAGGTGAGTAGTATATACAGCAGCTCGACGTACGGGCGTGACGCGCACACACGTTGGACTTTGGTGGCCGCCTGTAAGTAGTCGGATTCCACTGAATGTTGTCGATCCTCTCTAGTAGTACCTACTTCTTTTAGCGTAtgaagtacggagtacacggTACGATATACCAACGTATTCATGAGTGTCTTGTCGTAACATCATGCCTTCTTCCATTATTCTAACCTTCGTTGATGAGGCTATGACGGCATACATAAATAATGTTCCCCTCGCCTCTTCTGAATAGCTAGAGTCGGGAGATCGTTATAACTATACCCCAGGATAGACAAGAGAAAGGTTGAATGTAGTCATAGTAGGTAATAGGAACAGCTGTACAAGTGCGACAGCAGGGGAATATTGAGCTGGTACCAGTAGTGATTAtaagcacaagcacaagtaTGAACAAGCACCTGCTATAAGTCCTCTGCAGTCCTTCTCGTACTATACGTGCCAGCGGTGCTAGTGGTGGCAATATTGTATACTTTGTTCATTGCCTAGGGTATAACCTGAGCTCGAATAAAGCGTTTAGAGATTGAATTTGCCAAGTGTGCTTGAGCTCCCCAGCAGCTAGTGTGCCTGTAGCCTCAATGATCCTTTTGCTGCTTACGGCTGGCTGGCTTAGGTGTGTCTTTGTTCTCATTCTGGTAGTCGACACTAGAGCACGAGGTGGTATCAGAGGCCGTACCAGGGTCAATCGCCTTTTGTGATGAACAGCTCGTACATGTACTGTAGTTGCATGACAGGCATGACCGTATAATGGTGTGTGTTAACCGTATATTTCTCCATTCTACCCGCGGGCTGGCAAGGCTTCGGAATTACGCACTAACTAGGGAGCCCTAgctgttctttctttccgaGCATGTGGACAATTTGGGCTCCATCATTGAGTGCCTATTCAAGGTAGACAACGATCCACTCGGGCACCCACCTTAGTAGATGGCCCACGGTAGTCTCGCATGCAACGCCGTGCCATGCTAAACTAGCGCTGTCTCTGCAAGGCTTGTTTGGCGACCGCTCAATTGGAAACTCATTGCCGCTCAAGCTAGCGCGGCCGATGCGACTTTTGCATGTATGGTCGACGTGTCTGTGGGCTCCCCAAGCCTAAGTGCCCGTAGTTCAGTCTGCATATGTGCGCACCGCCTGTTTCTACGCGACACCTCTGAGCCGGGGTGAGTGATGCTTGCTTAGTGAAGATATTGCGACTCATTGTAGAGTCGAGAAGTAACGTAGCGATGTGGTTGGTGTACGAAGTGTGGCATTATGTTGCAACCAATGGCTTGGGTATTGCTTGAGATACGGTAGGACAGCTCGACGTGTTAACTTGGAGGGCTTGGAACTCGCGCTTTGTCGTGGGGCTCTTTTACAGATTTTCTTTTCGGCTGTGGCTGACTATTAGCCCCGTCTCTGTATATTGCTTGCTCGTATGAAAGTGCTCCGTTTGCTAGCCGACTAGCCAGCCAGCCCGTCGGTGCTGACCGCCCTTCTCATTATCATGAGAGTTGGCAGCCTCCATCCCAAAGCGGGCAACGCCTATGCCAAAACAGCTAATCTGGCCCAGTTGGCATCGCCTTCTCGCCGCGTCGGCTCGATTCCGCCAGAGACCAGGCACCCGCACCTACAGGTCACAGATGCTACCTGTATGAGTGCAGGCTACAGATATGCAGGCAGGCCACTTGGCACCCCTTGTTCCTTGTCTGCCAACGTGGAAAACGTCATGTGGCAGCGCGTCATAACTCTCAAGGCGCGCTTAGGGGAGCTGACCATCGTTTGCTCTACTTCCTGGAAATCGAAATCTTAGGCCGGTGCGGACGATGGACGAAGCAGCTTCCACAGAAAAGTTGTTTGTTAGCCGTATGAGAAGTAAATTGGCTCTCCTATCATCTAGACAGACAAATAACTTTCAGAGAAAAGTTTTGCGTAGATGCTTGGGTAAGTTAGTAGACTATTAGAGTAATAGAAATAGTAATGCAGTTGTGGCCTATCCAGCCTCAGCTGTGTATATGCGGGTTTTGCGAAGAAGGATGATATAATTCTCAGGCCATAGCAAGAGCAGCCGCCGTAGCCAGGGATAATGATATGGGGTgccggagtactccgtatatgcATGCCAATGGTATTGAGATGCATACACATAGTAATTGTAGCCCACACTGCAGTTGGCGTCTCATAGTAGAGCGTCATGTATGCATTCGCCCATGCTCACAAGCGACTGTTGTCACCGCATTGGTGGGGacgggaagaagaagaagagcaaggaagGAGGCTGCTAGGACTAGTAAGCTTGAGGGAGATGAGCGTTGCCCGGAGGTACCATCATTTGTTGTTGTAGGTTTACAAGTACCTGGTACACACAAGTCTGTGATGTGTGGCTCATCGACCTATGATCGTTGGTTGGAAGAGCTAGTCGCTGCCGGAAGGCTACCCGGCGATATTGCTGAGAAAATGAATGGAGGGCTGAACACTGGGGGCTGCGTGCCAGAGAAGACACAGCCTGGCGGCTGGTGATTTTGCACATGAACCGTGGCGCGCGCCATTCTGCTAGTCCGTCCACCTTTTTATTCCCCGTATGCCAGCTGTACAGCGTGCTTGCACCCCAGTCGAAATGTCCATTCACAATGCTGCAAAATTTTCACCAGTCACAGCTCACAAACTCGAATGGCGGCAGTGCACTCGTAAGCCCGCCTTTGTTGCAGAGCGAGGTAGCCCGGGACCTGTCATGGTTCACGATGGCAGCGAGCCAGCTAGTCATTGCGGTGATGCCAGTCAAAGGACTCTGTGCTCATATTAGCAGCATATCAATCGATGCTAGCAACTGCTGGCTAGTCCCGGTGCTAGAGCAAACCAACCTTCTGTTGCCCTGAGCCCTGTCAGTAAAAAGGGTTGCTGGAAGGtcaaaaggggggaggggtgaACGGGTGATGGATAGTAGTGAGCGCACACCGTGGCCTACCTGGAGACTAAGACGCAACTCAGTATCCCTGCTCGCCGACTCCAACACCGTCGTGGACCCAGAACAGAGACAAAAGCTGTAATGCTACTAGCGGGCTCTTCAAAGTGGAGAGACCACGGTTGACAGCGATGGGTCGTGCTGCGGCTTTCCTGCACCTCTACCTGCTTGTACAAGTAGCTCGACTGACGTTTCGCTCTCCCTGGTCCGGCTCGGCATGGGTCGAATCACTGATGGCTCTATCCATGAAAAAATCTCCATTTACTTGTGGCGCCTCCACCCCCATGCTCGCTCAGAAACCCTGGCTGTGGGACAGACCATTGGGCTGGCGTGACCATGCGAATGCTTTCGCAGCAGTACTGGGTCTTTCTTCATCGAGACGACGACAAGGGGTCGGCGTGGCATATTTCAAGACGAAGCTGTGGGCGGCCGAACCGTCAACAGCCAATGCTTCCAGTGTGGCTTGCCATCCTTCGCCAGCCAAAAGCTCTGTTGTGAACCCTTCCATCGCTTCTTTTCTCGTCACTCAACTTCCCCCTTCTCTGCTTTATTCTTATTGTCGGTGCCACGAGTGATTCCTGATACTGTTGAAACCcccgtctctctctccaggcTCCTTCCAAGTCTCCGAGGCTGTATCCGAGATAGAAGCTCCAACGTCTTTTTGATCTCTCGCCTGGGAGTTGTAGGACTTGGAGTGCATCTAATTGCCCAAAAGGCACCGATTTTCTCTTTGGGTCAGCGTGATTGTACAAAGTACAGAGTAGTGTAGTCTGCTCTGCGGTGGTACTTGCCTCACCAAGACCTCACTTTTGTTCAGGTAAGCGGTTCCTTCCCTGGCATCGTCTCTCGACTCCATGTCCCAGTCTTGGCCCTTCTGCCTTGTGCCGATTCTTTTCTTGACTCGTGGCTtcctctttcccttctttcaCTGTCACATCCTTGACTCACGCCCCTCATCCCTCCTTGCCTGGCCTCCCGCTCGAATCCCTCAACATGCGAGTGCCATCAAGAGGAAACTGCACGCAATCCGAGATCCGCGGGCCTGAAGACTCTTGGTTTTCTTTCGAGCGCCCGGATCCCACCAGAGCAGATTGCAGGCTTCTCGAAAGCAAGGTGTTGAGCCGTGAAATGCTCTCTCGGAGGCAGTTTGGCGTTTAATTCCcctctttcccctcctcttGTGGAGGCAAGAAAACTGTGTATACCGGGCAGATTCCTGGCTGGGCCACCTGATCATCCGATATCTCATACTTGCCATAAATATCCGCCAACAGGACTTGATATTTCTTCATTGCATCGAGAAGAGCTTTCCAGTCGCCTGAGCTAACTTTGATAGCAATACGTCTGGACTCAGCTGAAATTCTAAACGAAACCCTCGTTTCAGCTGACGTTCTGGCTGCATAATAATTAGCGGACTTTTCATCCATCTCGAGTCTGGTCGAGGAGATTATTGAGCTAGATAGAAGAGCGAATTGTATCGTGGACAGTCGGCTCGACCGCCCACCGTCCGCTCCAATTCTGCAGCCGGATCTCTATCCGAATTATTTACCATCGATTATCATTGGGGCTGTTTGGGTATCAATCCCAGCCGGTCCCCAATTACACCACGGTCGCCCTGGCGAACTCTTCCGTAGACGTGCGGCAACAGGCGCTGCCTCTAGTCAAGGACAGCCCTGATCCTGCCACCGACTCCTCTGGGGCGACGACGCCAAATTCCCCCAGCACGCCAACTACTCCCTCGTGGCTCTCTAAGACCCTGTCCCGTATCAAGTCTCCCAAAATCAACAATTTGCGGTTCTTGCTTGGAAACGAAAAGAGTCGATGCACTGATCCTCGAGATCAGGAGTGCGCAGGTGATCAGGCCTCAATGTCTCAAAGGGGACCTGGCCATCGCTCGCCCTCTCGTCTCTCATCGAGATCTCCTGTCGGTAATGACCAAGTCCCCTTCTCTCAGTTCAAGTCGCAACGGTATGAATCGGTTGGAATATCCCCTGAGATCGGTCGTGCTGCTCAGCATTCAGCCAAGGCCTTTGGAGTCCATAATATTTTAAACCCTTCCGAGGCACATTCCATGGGCTCTGATGCCAGAGGAGGGCCACCTTCGCAAGCAAAGGAAACAGAGCCTGTCTACCCAGCATCTTCAACTCCTTATGGTGTTCCGCGTCCTTATTTCCCTGGCCATGCCGATTCCGGCTCCGTACCAACGACTCCAGTTACTGCAGGTGTGATGCCTACAGGCAGACATCCGATATCCGAACGAAACTCCCCATCGACAGCGTACCCTTTCCCTATAATGGATAACCCGAGGAAGATACTTAGCCCGAGGGCCCCCCGAGTCTCGAGCCTAGTTCAGACTCACTCTCCAAGAGACCTAGATCCGCGACAACCCTTAGCTCCCAGCATGCTTCCCACAAAACGACCCTATGAGCAGGACACTCCCGATGAACCCAGACATGCTCCGGGACTGCAACAGCCGTCAAGAATTGCGTCCGGCCCGCATACCCCGATGGTAACGCCACCAAGATCTCTTTCTCAGCCTTTAGCCCGCCCCTTGGATGCCCCCTATGTACAGCCGCCAACAATCCCGCCGCCAGGAGAACTTCAGAGTCGATCGCATGGATTGCATACAACTTCGCAACTGCAGCATGGAATCACCAGTGTGTCTACTAGTCGACCGCTTTCGGGAACGGGAGGAGCCCTAACGGAGGGAACATCGACATGGCCAGATATATTGCGCCGACAAGCAGGTTCGTTTGTTGGCATGGAATCCCAACAGGCTTATATGACTTTGCCTGGCAGCGATACGCCGATTCCGGTTCAAGTAGACTACTCCCAAGCATCAAAGAAAGCGGATGAAAAGAGACAACGAAATGCAAAAGCCTCGACACGTCAccgcagaaagaagaagaccttACAGGAGGAGAACATGAAGCACCTGCAGGAACtgaaggaagagagacagcagatgctgcagcaaATAGAGGAACTCGAAAATCAGCGGGACTTTTACAGGAACGATCGCAATCGACTCAGAGATATTGTGGCCCGGACGCCAGCTGTAAGCAACCATGCAGCCGGGCCACCTAGCCCGGCACTATCGAAGAGTATCAGCTTTGTGGATAGAAGTCCCCTAATGCAGTCTCATCACATTCCCACTCCCACTCAAGGTTATCTGAGCGAAGTGTCGTCGGCAGAACGGCCCGTACCGGTTCGACGCACAGACGATCGTCCGGATTTCTCGCCTCCAATGTATGGTGCTTTGCCTGGTGGTCCGCCGCACGGCCTCCCGTCGATGCACAGCCAAGCTTATGGCGCGCCTCCGCCGAGGCCCTCGTCCGCGGCTTCTTCAACGAGCGGAGAGAGACTGCCGCCGTTACGAGTGATGGAGGGGCCGCATCCCCCCATGTCTGGATTGGTCCCCGGGCAACCTCAAGAACAAGATCTGAGAACCGGGCAGTGGAGGGCAGCTCAGCCATCCCACCTAGAGACGGGTTGGGCAACTGCACCAAGAAAGCACCAAGATAACCCCCGCTGGTAACAATATTCAGCCGTCTGCTGTGCGACTTCGAACATGGCTCTCTTCCTGATAATATATTTGTGCTAGCATCGGCAATGATGCGGCACCCCACAGACCAATCTCACCCatacttataatatcttGTCACTTCCATAAGATTAATTTTCCCTCTTTGGATTTGGACACAgcatttagtttttt
It encodes:
- a CDS encoding uncharacterized protein (EggNog:ENOG41) encodes the protein MSQRGPGHRSPSRLSSRSPVGNDQVPFSQFKSQRYESVGISPEIGRAAQHSAKAFGVHNILNPSEAHSMGSDARGGPPSQAKETEPVYPASSTPYGVPRPYFPGHADSGSVPTTPVTAGVMPTGRHPISERNSPSTAYPFPIMDNPRKILSPRAPRVSSLVQTHSPRDLDPRQPLAPSMLPTKRPYEQDTPDEPRHAPGLQQPSRIASGPHTPMVTPPRSLSQPLARPLDAPYVQPPTIPPPGELQSRSHGLHTTSQLQHGITSVSTSRPLSGTGGALTEGTSTWPDILRRQAGSFVGMESQQAYMTLPGSDTPIPVQVDYSQASKKADEKRQRNAKASTRHRRKKKTLQEENMKHLQELKEERQQMLQQIEELENQRDFYRNDRNRLRDIVARTPAVSNHAAGPPSPALSKSISFVDRSPLMQSHHIPTPTQGYLSEVSSAERPVPVRRTDDRPDFSPPMYGALPGGPPHGLPSMHSQAYGAPPPRPSSAASSTSGERLPPLRVMEGPHPPMSGLVPGQPQEQDLRTGQWRAAQPSHLETGWATAPRKHQDNPRW